One window of the Glycocaulis alkaliphilus genome contains the following:
- a CDS encoding glycosyltransferase family 4 protein translates to MRILLVTDAWEPQVNGVVRTLSRTVDECRAMGHEVEVIHPGLGFKTIPLPTYPDIKLALGAREDLEARFRAFEPEAIHISTEGTLGHVARRICLSWKLPFTTSYHTQFPEYVHARFPFIPLAAGYAFMRRFHNAGNGIMVATETMRAGLVKRGFNNLVPWSRGVDTDQFRPDLRGIDGGVYKDLPKPVFAYVGRVAVEKNIEAFLKLDLPGSKVVVGPGPQLEELKRKYKDVHFTGGKSGEELARHFADADVFVFPSFTDTFGLVILEAMACGTPVAAFVAPGPRDIIPGSNAGVVSDDLREACLQALELNREDARAFAEQNSWRACTEQFVANLKPQPRPERKRFWKRLRRLRRNKG, encoded by the coding sequence CTGCGCATACTGCTGGTGACAGACGCCTGGGAGCCGCAGGTCAATGGCGTGGTGCGTACCCTGTCGCGCACGGTCGATGAATGCCGCGCCATGGGCCATGAGGTGGAGGTCATCCATCCGGGCCTTGGCTTCAAGACCATCCCCCTGCCGACCTATCCCGACATCAAGCTGGCGCTGGGCGCGCGTGAGGACCTGGAAGCGCGTTTCCGCGCCTTCGAGCCGGAAGCGATCCATATCTCCACCGAAGGCACGCTGGGCCATGTTGCCCGGCGCATCTGCCTGTCATGGAAGCTGCCCTTCACGACCAGCTACCACACCCAGTTTCCCGAATATGTGCATGCGCGCTTCCCCTTTATTCCGCTGGCGGCGGGCTATGCCTTCATGCGCCGCTTCCACAATGCGGGTAACGGCATCATGGTCGCCACCGAGACGATGCGGGCCGGGCTCGTCAAGCGCGGCTTCAACAATCTCGTCCCGTGGTCTCGCGGGGTGGACACAGACCAGTTCCGCCCGGACCTGCGCGGCATTGATGGCGGGGTCTATAAGGACCTGCCAAAGCCCGTCTTTGCCTATGTCGGCCGGGTCGCGGTGGAAAAGAATATCGAGGCTTTCCTCAAGCTCGACCTGCCCGGCTCCAAGGTTGTCGTCGGGCCGGGCCCGCAGCTCGAAGAACTCAAACGCAAATACAAGGACGTCCACTTCACCGGCGGCAAGTCGGGCGAGGAGCTGGCCCGCCATTTTGCGGACGCCGATGTGTTCGTCTTCCCCAGCTTCACCGACACGTTCGGGCTGGTAATCCTCGAAGCGATGGCTTGCGGCACGCCGGTGGCGGCGTTTGTTGCGCCGGGTCCGCGCGACATCATCCCCGGCTCCAATGCCGGTGTGGTGTCAGACGATCTGCGCGAAGCCTGCCTGCAGGCGCTGGAGCTGAACCGCGAGGATGCGCGCGCCTTCGCCGAGCAGAACTCCTGGCGCGCCTGTACCGAGCAGTTCGTCGCCAATCTCAAACCCCAGCCCCGCCCGGAGCGCAAACGCTTCTGGAAGCGGTTGCGGCGCCTGCGGCGGAACAAGGGTTAG
- a CDS encoding lipid A-modifier LpxR family protein translates to MTTAKHISGRSNARAYCLAGAVALAGASLAAGTPAALAQDASSLDTNAIIIHPLLEELSAGPLPSMRLSMDRGEWVQEPHGARDATTLASSGLSATDTGEMRQSFGAFNAPQTVIARSAAGSELRVAMFDAEEPDWVTAALSPSGLDMPAWQFSSNRMRGRAVALRYEGRFDSAGGQGELDMGLRPRAGVSFGDGGSATEFGATVRVGRYVGSEDSANGGWWFFAGADRQALIYRPGESRSLRETLTLQPYAMVGDQQAGLAMRVQGVDVSLAYVRRETSWSLPTQSWDTSEDFAAFSLTWRR, encoded by the coding sequence GTGACCACTGCGAAGCACATTTCAGGGCGTTCCAACGCGAGGGCATATTGCCTTGCCGGCGCCGTAGCCCTTGCTGGCGCCAGTCTGGCGGCCGGCACACCTGCAGCCTTGGCGCAGGACGCATCCTCCCTCGATACCAACGCCATCATCATTCATCCGCTGCTCGAAGAGCTTTCTGCCGGACCGCTGCCCTCCATGCGCCTGTCCATGGACCGCGGCGAGTGGGTTCAGGAGCCACACGGCGCCCGCGACGCAACAACGCTCGCATCATCCGGCCTGTCGGCTACCGACACGGGCGAGATGCGCCAGAGCTTTGGCGCGTTCAATGCGCCGCAGACCGTCATCGCCCGCAGCGCGGCTGGCAGCGAATTGCGCGTGGCGATGTTTGATGCTGAAGAGCCAGACTGGGTGACAGCCGCGCTTTCGCCGTCGGGGCTGGACATGCCAGCCTGGCAGTTCTCCTCCAACCGGATGCGCGGGCGGGCCGTGGCCCTGCGCTATGAAGGCCGCTTTGACAGCGCCGGCGGACAGGGCGAGCTGGATATGGGTCTGCGCCCGCGCGCCGGTGTCAGCTTTGGTGATGGCGGGTCGGCTACCGAGTTCGGCGCCACCGTGCGGGTCGGCCGGTATGTCGGCAGCGAAGATTCGGCCAATGGCGGCTGGTGGTTCTTTGCCGGCGCCGACCGTCAGGCGCTGATCTACCGCCCCGGCGAGTCGCGCTCCTTGCGCGAGACGCTCACCCTCCAGCCCTATGCCATGGTGGGAGACCAGCAGGCAGGCCTCGCCATGCGGGTGCAGGGCGTGGATGTCTCGCTCGCCTATGTGCGCCGCGAAACCAGCTGGTCGCTGCCGACCCAGTCCTGGGACACGTCTGAAGACTTCGCCGCCTTCTCGCTGACCTGGCGCAGATAG
- the gpmA gene encoding 2,3-diphosphoglycerate-dependent phosphoglycerate mutase, whose amino-acid sequence MPRLVLTRHGQSQWNLENRFTGWVDVDLTERGEAEARRGGTLMKEAGFAPDIAFTSYMRRAIRTAQLGLDTLDRLWIPMMPDWRLNERHYGALTGLNKAETVAAHGEDQVLVWRRSFDIPPPPLDPSDPRHPSHDERYAHLDPAALPGTESLKDTLSRVDECFRALVAPRLNGGESVLISAHGNSLRALVKILFQVSNDDILKVEVPTGNPLLIELDGLRPVEAHYLDEDRAEALPPCPKG is encoded by the coding sequence ATGCCCCGCCTAGTCCTCACCCGCCACGGCCAGAGCCAGTGGAATCTGGAAAACCGCTTTACCGGCTGGGTGGATGTGGACCTGACGGAACGCGGCGAAGCCGAGGCCCGCCGGGGCGGCACGCTGATGAAAGAGGCGGGCTTCGCCCCCGACATCGCCTTTACCAGCTATATGCGCCGCGCCATCCGTACCGCCCAGCTGGGGCTTGATACGCTGGACCGGCTGTGGATCCCGATGATGCCGGACTGGCGGCTCAATGAGCGCCATTACGGGGCGCTGACCGGGCTGAACAAGGCCGAGACCGTGGCCGCCCATGGCGAGGACCAGGTGCTGGTCTGGCGGCGCTCCTTCGACATTCCGCCGCCGCCGCTGGATCCGTCCGATCCGCGCCATCCCTCGCACGATGAGCGCTATGCCCATCTCGACCCGGCTGCCCTGCCCGGCACCGAAAGCCTGAAAGATACGCTTTCCCGCGTTGATGAGTGTTTCCGTGCGCTGGTGGCGCCGCGCCTCAATGGCGGCGAGAGCGTGCTCATTTCAGCCCATGGCAATTCGCTGCGCGCGCTGGTCAAAATCCTCTTCCAGGTCAGCAATGACGACATCCTGAAAGTGGAGGTGCCAACCGGCAATCCGCTGCTGATCGAGCTGGATGGGCTGCGCCCCGTCGAGGCGCACTATCTCGATGAAGACCGCGCCGAGGCCCTGCCCCCATGCCCGAAGGGCTGA
- a CDS encoding ribonucleoside-diphosphate reductase subunit alpha gives MTPFDSSPISGTATQGPVRSRRGKPKAVTLRLVESVKTDPSRDELLTDFGKKTLVDRYLLPGETYQDMFARAATAYADDTAHAQRLYDYMSRLWFMPATPVLSNGGAERGLPISCFLNSVGDSLDDIVATWTENVWLASNGGGIGTYWGSVRSIGEKVGQNGQTSGIIPFIRVMDSLTLAISQGSLRRGSAAVYLDIHHPEIEEFLEIRKPSGDFNRKSLNLHHGLNITDEFMVAVREDADFPLISPKSGEVVKSISARKLWQKILELRLQTGEPYIIYSDTVNNALPMFQKKLGLKVRQSNLCSEIMLPTGVDHLGRDRTAVCCLSSVNAEKFLEWKDDPLFIEDLFRFLDNVLQDFIDRAPDEMDRATYSAWRERSVGLGLMGFHSFLQALNIPFESAMAASWNRKLFKHLRQGADRASVKLAEERGACPDAAESGVKARFSHKLAIAPTASISIICGGTSAGIEPIPANVYTHKTLSGSFTVKNPYLEKILDEKGINTPHTWNSILEHEGSVQHLDALSQDEKDVFKTAFELDQRWVIEHAADRTPYICQAQSLNIFLPGNVDKWDLHMLHWTAWERGIKSLYYCRSKSVQRTAFAGTEGKDDMESSMQAAAKTEYEECLACQ, from the coding sequence ATGACGCCGTTTGACTCTAGCCCGATCTCCGGCACCGCAACGCAGGGCCCTGTACGCTCGCGGCGGGGCAAGCCCAAAGCCGTCACGCTGCGCCTCGTGGAGAGCGTGAAGACCGATCCGTCACGCGACGAGCTGCTGACCGATTTCGGCAAGAAAACGCTGGTCGACCGTTATCTCCTGCCCGGCGAAACCTATCAGGACATGTTTGCGCGCGCGGCCACGGCCTATGCCGATGACACCGCCCATGCGCAGCGCCTTTACGACTATATGTCGCGTCTCTGGTTCATGCCGGCCACGCCGGTCCTCTCCAATGGCGGGGCCGAGCGCGGCCTGCCGATCTCCTGCTTCCTGAATTCGGTTGGCGATTCGCTGGACGACATCGTGGCCACCTGGACGGAGAATGTGTGGCTCGCCTCCAATGGCGGCGGCATCGGCACCTATTGGGGGAGCGTTCGCTCCATCGGCGAGAAAGTCGGCCAGAACGGGCAGACCTCCGGCATCATTCCCTTCATCCGCGTGATGGATTCGCTGACCCTGGCGATTTCGCAAGGCTCGCTGCGCCGTGGTTCGGCCGCCGTCTATCTCGACATCCACCACCCGGAGATCGAAGAATTCCTGGAAATCCGCAAACCCTCTGGCGATTTCAACCGCAAGAGCCTCAACCTCCATCACGGCCTGAATATCACCGACGAGTTCATGGTGGCGGTGCGTGAGGATGCGGACTTCCCGCTCATCTCGCCCAAATCCGGCGAAGTGGTGAAATCCATCTCCGCGCGCAAGCTGTGGCAGAAAATCCTGGAGCTGCGCCTGCAGACCGGCGAGCCCTACATCATCTATTCCGACACGGTGAACAACGCGCTGCCCATGTTCCAGAAGAAGCTGGGCCTGAAAGTGCGCCAGTCCAATCTGTGCTCGGAAATCATGCTGCCGACGGGCGTCGACCATCTGGGCCGCGACCGCACCGCCGTGTGCTGCCTGTCGTCGGTCAATGCGGAAAAATTCCTCGAGTGGAAGGACGATCCGCTCTTCATCGAGGATCTGTTCCGCTTCCTCGACAACGTCCTGCAGGACTTTATCGACCGCGCGCCCGACGAGATGGACCGCGCCACCTATTCAGCCTGGCGCGAGCGGTCTGTCGGCCTTGGGCTGATGGGCTTCCACTCCTTCCTGCAGGCGCTCAACATTCCCTTTGAGTCCGCCATGGCGGCGAGCTGGAACCGCAAGCTGTTCAAGCATCTGCGTCAGGGTGCGGACCGCGCCTCGGTGAAGCTTGCCGAAGAGCGCGGCGCCTGCCCGGATGCGGCAGAGAGCGGCGTGAAGGCGCGCTTCTCCCACAAGCTGGCCATCGCGCCGACGGCCTCGATCTCGATCATTTGCGGCGGCACCAGCGCAGGCATCGAGCCGATCCCGGCCAATGTCTACACGCACAAGACGCTGTCTGGATCGTTCACGGTGAAGAACCCCTATCTGGAGAAGATTCTCGACGAGAAGGGTATCAACACGCCTCACACCTGGAACTCGATCCTGGAGCATGAAGGCTCGGTCCAGCACCTGGACGCCCTCAGCCAGGACGAGAAGGACGTGTTCAAGACCGCCTTCGAGCTGGACCAGCGCTGGGTGATCGAACACGCCGCCGACCGCACGCCCTATATCTGCCAGGCGCAGTCGCTGAACATCTTCCTGCCGGGCAATGTCGATAAATGGGATCTGCACATGCTGCACTGGACGGCATGGGAGCGGGGCATCAAGTCGCTCTATTATTGCCGCTCCAAATCGGTCCAGCGCACCGCCTTTGCCGGAACCGAAGGCAAGGACGACATGGAAAGCTCCATGCAGGCCGCGGCCAAGACCGAGTACGAGGAATGCCTCGCCTGCCAGTAA
- the putA gene encoding bifunctional proline dehydrogenase/L-glutamate gamma-semialdehyde dehydrogenase PutA, with protein sequence MNGASSPASGIDWDAIDALKFAPESEAVRALNAKAGLDTAARARVSAAAIDLVERARAAKTRTGLMESFLQEFGLSNKEGLALMCLAEALLRVPDAKTADALIAEKIGSGAWGEHAWKSENWLVNASTLGLMLSGSLMDLDPAARKDPGAYFRNIAGRVGEPVIRTATRQAMRILGEQFVLGRTIGGAIKRGHAWKVPEGHFPLFSFDMLGEGARTHTDAARYHTRYLDAIAAVAKARQQGPVETVDGVSVKLSALHPRYNIFKLEALWRELYPKVLEQAQAAKAADIGFCLDAEESDRLVLQLMILERLAHEPSLAGWNGLGLALQAYQKRAYAVIGKLAELGRKSGRRLMVRLVKGAYWDTEVKFSQMNGWPDFPVWTTKSATDLNYLACARAMLGEPDTIYPQFATHNAHSLCAVREIAAELGNGAYEFQRLHGMGEPLYLAAASAFALRPVRVYAPVGSHEDLLPYLVRRLLENGANTSFVHSFLDPDVPAADVARGPFEGADSMDRHPFIPAPPRLYGPHRENAAGTDLSQKDVRDMLAEAQTRFDKAMPHACGPVISGKVKTGTERGQASPADSSVIVSKITEADEAMVDAAFTAAHKAFDGWDRQGGAARAAILRKLADALEGETGRFMAILTREAGKTLNDGVAEVREAVDFLRYYAAEAETKFSHADRLPGPAGETNHMELAGKGVFACISPWNFPLAIFTGQIAAALAAGNTVVAKPAEQTPLVAFEAVKLFQKAGLPKDVLQLVPGDGKVGALMTGHPLLAGVAFTGSTEVARIINRTLASREGAILPLIAETGGLNAMFVDTSALKEQVVDDAILSAFGSAGQRCSALRILFLPRETSDGLIEALKGAMDALALGDPADPATDVGPVIDDEALAMLTAHAERMERDATILHRAPLSDELKAQGHYFAPLLVELPSLDVADREVFGPILHVIRYKRADLPKLAAQLAGKGYGLTLGVHSRLQRFLDSVREAVPAGNTYVNRNMTGAVVGVQPFGGEGLSGTGPKAGGPHYLYRFAAERVVTINIAAQGGDPELLNLG encoded by the coding sequence ATGAACGGTGCATCTTCTCCCGCCTCCGGTATCGACTGGGACGCCATTGACGCCCTGAAATTCGCACCTGAAAGCGAGGCGGTGCGGGCGCTGAACGCCAAGGCCGGGCTGGACACAGCTGCGCGCGCGCGCGTTTCGGCAGCGGCGATTGATCTGGTCGAGCGGGCCCGCGCTGCCAAAACCCGCACCGGGCTGATGGAATCCTTCCTTCAGGAGTTTGGCCTGTCCAACAAGGAAGGCCTTGCCCTGATGTGTCTGGCCGAAGCGCTGCTTCGCGTGCCGGATGCGAAGACCGCCGATGCGCTGATCGCCGAGAAGATCGGGTCAGGCGCCTGGGGCGAGCACGCCTGGAAGTCGGAGAACTGGCTGGTCAATGCGTCCACGCTGGGCCTGATGCTGTCGGGCTCGCTGATGGATCTGGATCCGGCGGCGCGAAAGGATCCCGGCGCCTATTTCCGCAATATCGCGGGCCGCGTCGGCGAGCCGGTCATCCGCACCGCCACGCGTCAGGCCATGCGCATTCTGGGCGAGCAGTTCGTGCTGGGGCGTACGATTGGCGGCGCGATCAAGCGCGGTCATGCCTGGAAAGTGCCTGAGGGGCATTTCCCGCTCTTCTCCTTTGACATGCTGGGCGAAGGCGCGCGCACACACACGGACGCGGCGCGCTATCACACCCGCTATCTGGACGCGATTGCCGCCGTCGCCAAGGCGCGCCAGCAAGGGCCGGTGGAAACGGTCGATGGAGTATCCGTCAAGCTCTCCGCCCTGCATCCGCGCTATAATATCTTCAAGCTGGAAGCGCTCTGGCGCGAGCTTTATCCCAAAGTGCTCGAACAGGCGCAGGCGGCAAAGGCGGCTGACATAGGATTCTGCCTGGATGCCGAGGAATCAGACCGTCTCGTCCTGCAGCTGATGATACTGGAGCGCCTCGCCCACGAGCCATCACTGGCTGGCTGGAACGGTCTGGGTCTTGCCCTGCAAGCCTACCAGAAGCGCGCCTATGCGGTGATCGGCAAGCTGGCCGAGCTGGGCCGGAAAAGCGGGCGGCGCCTCATGGTGCGCCTCGTAAAGGGCGCCTACTGGGACACGGAAGTGAAATTCTCGCAGATGAATGGCTGGCCGGACTTCCCGGTCTGGACCACCAAATCCGCAACCGATCTCAATTATCTTGCCTGCGCGCGCGCCATGCTGGGCGAGCCGGACACGATCTACCCCCAGTTTGCCACCCATAACGCGCATTCATTGTGTGCCGTGCGCGAGATCGCCGCCGAGCTGGGCAATGGCGCGTATGAGTTCCAGCGCCTGCACGGCATGGGCGAGCCGCTTTATCTGGCCGCCGCCAGCGCCTTCGCGCTGCGCCCGGTGCGCGTCTACGCGCCCGTCGGCAGCCATGAAGACCTGTTGCCCTATCTGGTGCGGCGTCTGCTGGAGAATGGCGCCAACACCTCCTTCGTCCACTCCTTCCTCGACCCGGATGTTCCGGCTGCCGATGTGGCGCGCGGTCCGTTCGAGGGCGCCGACAGCATGGACCGCCACCCCTTCATTCCGGCCCCGCCCCGGCTTTATGGTCCGCACAGGGAGAACGCGGCAGGCACCGACCTCTCGCAGAAAGATGTGCGTGACATGCTGGCAGAGGCACAGACCCGTTTCGACAAGGCCATGCCCCATGCCTGCGGCCCGGTCATTTCCGGCAAGGTGAAGACCGGGACGGAGCGCGGACAGGCGAGCCCTGCGGATTCATCCGTGATTGTGAGCAAAATCACCGAGGCCGATGAAGCCATGGTCGATGCCGCCTTCACGGCGGCGCACAAGGCGTTTGATGGCTGGGACCGTCAGGGCGGCGCCGCCCGCGCGGCGATTTTGCGCAAGCTCGCCGATGCGCTGGAGGGCGAGACCGGCCGCTTCATGGCGATCCTGACGCGCGAGGCTGGCAAGACACTTAATGACGGCGTGGCAGAAGTGCGCGAGGCGGTGGACTTCCTGCGCTATTATGCAGCCGAAGCCGAGACCAAGTTCAGCCATGCCGACCGCCTGCCCGGACCGGCAGGCGAAACCAACCATATGGAGCTGGCGGGCAAGGGTGTCTTTGCCTGTATCAGCCCGTGGAACTTCCCGCTGGCGATCTTCACCGGCCAGATTGCCGCTGCGCTGGCGGCGGGCAATACGGTCGTCGCCAAGCCGGCCGAGCAGACACCGCTGGTGGCGTTCGAGGCCGTAAAGCTCTTCCAGAAGGCCGGCCTGCCCAAGGATGTGCTGCAACTGGTGCCGGGCGATGGCAAGGTGGGCGCGCTGATGACGGGCCATCCGCTGCTTGCAGGGGTTGCCTTCACTGGCTCGACGGAAGTCGCGCGCATCATCAACCGCACGCTGGCATCGCGCGAGGGCGCCATCCTGCCGCTGATCGCGGAAACGGGCGGGCTCAACGCCATGTTCGTCGATACCTCCGCCCTGAAAGAGCAGGTGGTGGACGATGCGATTCTCTCTGCCTTCGGCTCAGCCGGACAGCGCTGCTCGGCGCTGCGCATCCTCTTCCTGCCGCGAGAGACCTCTGACGGGCTGATCGAGGCCCTTAAAGGCGCGATGGATGCGCTCGCCTTGGGTGATCCCGCCGATCCGGCGACCGATGTCGGCCCGGTCATTGATGACGAGGCGCTGGCCATGCTGACCGCCCACGCGGAACGCATGGAGCGCGACGCGACAATTCTCCACCGCGCGCCGCTGAGCGATGAACTGAAAGCGCAAGGGCATTATTTTGCGCCCCTGCTGGTGGAGCTGCCCTCGCTGGACGTGGCCGACCGCGAAGTGTTCGGACCGATCCTGCATGTAATCCGCTACAAGCGCGCCGATCTGCCAAAGCTCGCCGCCCAGCTCGCGGGCAAGGGCTACGGGCTGACGCTGGGTGTGCATTCGCGCCTCCAGCGATTCCTTGATTCGGTCCGAGAGGCGGTTCCGGCGGGCAATACGTACGTGAACCGCAATATGACCGGCGCGGTCGTCGGCGTGCAGCCTTTCGGCGGAGAAGGCCTCTCCGGGACCGGCCCGAAAGCCGGGGGACCGCACTATCTCTACCGCTTTGCAGCAGAGCGCGTCGTCACGATCAACATTGCGGCACAAGGGGGCGATCCCGAGCTCCTGAATCTGGGTTGA
- a CDS encoding trans-sulfuration enzyme family protein — MSRDETRESLATRAARAGINADPGHGGIVAPINVAATYLREDPAIPGRFDYARTNAPTRAVLAEAIADLEGGAGACLTASGMAAIDLVLNLLPAGARIVAAHDCYGGTQRLFNARGPQRGFEIVYADATDLTALETALAPGAALLFLETPSNPRLRITDIAAASALGRRAGALVAVDNTVLSPAIQRPLELGADISVSSLTKIINGHSDMVGGVVSVRDAALLEDLAWWLNASGTGLGPFDAFLATRGLRTLPLRARAQSEAALELAGRLAGHGSVVRVDYPGLANHPGHELAARQQAGLFGPLLSLEVKGDPRVFLERLELFSLAQSLGGAESLVSVPALMTHAAMSPQARAHAGISDSLVRLSVGLEDVDDLWRDLETALAAL, encoded by the coding sequence ATGAGCCGGGACGAGACACGCGAAAGCCTTGCCACGCGCGCCGCGCGCGCCGGGATCAATGCCGATCCGGGCCATGGCGGCATCGTCGCGCCGATCAATGTCGCCGCCACCTATCTGCGCGAAGACCCGGCCATACCCGGCCGGTTTGACTATGCGCGCACCAATGCGCCCACACGCGCCGTGCTGGCAGAGGCTATCGCAGATCTTGAAGGCGGTGCGGGGGCCTGCCTGACCGCCTCCGGCATGGCCGCGATCGATCTGGTCCTGAACCTCTTGCCCGCAGGCGCGCGCATTGTCGCCGCGCATGATTGCTATGGCGGCACGCAGCGCCTGTTCAATGCGCGCGGCCCCCAGCGCGGGTTCGAGATTGTCTATGCCGATGCGACAGACCTTACTGCGCTGGAAACCGCACTTGCGCCCGGCGCGGCGCTGCTCTTTCTGGAAACCCCGTCCAATCCGCGCCTGCGCATTACCGACATTGCGGCGGCGAGCGCGCTGGGCCGCCGGGCAGGCGCCCTCGTCGCGGTCGACAACACCGTGCTCTCGCCCGCCATCCAGCGCCCGCTGGAGCTGGGGGCCGACATATCCGTCAGCTCGCTGACCAAGATCATCAATGGCCATTCCGATATGGTGGGCGGTGTTGTGAGCGTGCGCGATGCGGCGCTTCTGGAGGATCTCGCCTGGTGGCTGAATGCGTCGGGCACAGGGCTGGGGCCGTTTGATGCGTTTCTGGCCACGCGCGGGCTTCGCACCTTGCCCCTGAGGGCCAGAGCACAGTCAGAGGCCGCGCTGGAACTGGCGGGGCGGCTGGCCGGGCATGGCAGCGTGGTCCGCGTCGATTATCCGGGCCTTGCCAATCATCCCGGCCATGAGCTTGCCGCGCGTCAGCAGGCAGGGCTATTCGGGCCGCTATTGAGCCTTGAGGTCAAAGGTGATCCGCGCGTGTTTCTGGAGCGGCTGGAATTGTTCTCGCTGGCACAATCGCTTGGCGGGGCGGAAAGCCTGGTTTCGGTTCCCGCCCTGATGACCCATGCCGCGATGAGCCCGCAGGCGCGCGCCCATGCCGGCATCAGCGATTCGCTGGTGCGCCTGTCGGTAGGGCTGGAGGATGTGGACGATCTCTGGCGCGATCTGGAGACGGCTCTCGCAGCGCTCTAG
- the ribD gene encoding bifunctional diaminohydroxyphosphoribosylaminopyrimidine deaminase/5-amino-6-(5-phosphoribosylamino)uracil reductase RibD, which produces MPEGLTPSDLRFMDAALALAFSGLGSTAPNPSVGCVIAKNGQVIAIAVTAPGGRPHAEAQALESAGEAARGADVYVTLEPCSHYGQTPPCADALIRAGVARVLIASGDPDPRVSGRGVAMLREAGIQVIEGVRQEAGDTLNAGFFTRVRTGLPLVLQDRRANIFDADLVPGPDESVDQAIQRLGREGMTRVRVAR; this is translated from the coding sequence ATGCCCGAAGGGCTGACCCCTTCCGATCTGCGCTTCATGGACGCGGCGCTGGCGCTGGCCTTTTCCGGGCTGGGAAGCACCGCGCCCAACCCTTCTGTCGGCTGCGTCATCGCAAAAAATGGCCAGGTGATCGCCATTGCCGTCACCGCGCCGGGCGGACGCCCGCATGCCGAGGCGCAGGCGCTGGAGAGTGCGGGAGAGGCCGCGCGCGGCGCCGATGTCTATGTCACGCTGGAGCCCTGCTCCCACTATGGCCAGACGCCGCCCTGCGCAGACGCGCTCATCCGGGCAGGCGTGGCGCGCGTGCTCATCGCGTCGGGTGATCCTGATCCGCGCGTATCGGGACGCGGCGTGGCCATGCTGCGCGAGGCAGGCATTCAAGTGATCGAAGGCGTCCGGCAGGAGGCAGGCGATACGCTCAATGCCGGCTTTTTCACCCGCGTGCGCACCGGCCTGCCGCTAGTATTGCAGGACCGCCGGGCCAATATCTTCGATGCCGATCTGGTGCCGGGGCCGGATGAAAGCGTGGATCAGGCGATCCAGCGCCTTGGCCGCGAAGGGATGACGCGGGTGAGGGTGGCGCGTTAG
- the metX gene encoding homoserine O-succinyltransferase MetX encodes MPAVLAATEAGEGAADPACPFPINDHITTLELSSGAFVTARGRVYGPAGAPGIIVLGGISAHRFLLGDHADRASWWPGIAGPGLALDPLRYQLLAFDFLAEEVAPFPRVEDQAEALLALADAAGFETFQIVGASYGGSIALALAALAPERVTGLHVLCAAACPHPMTTALRAIQRDVVEFGLARGDGSGGVDLARRLAMTTYRTADEFKARFASPAPGSCDARGVEAYLAARGADYAAHTSPQRFLALSRSMDAVRIDPSAIRAPARLFAVAEDRLVPLADMEALANAIPGASLQTCSSLYGHDGFLKEVEAVTRFLEAI; translated from the coding sequence ATGCCTGCCGTGCTTGCCGCCACAGAGGCGGGGGAGGGGGCAGCCGATCCCGCCTGTCCTTTCCCCATAAACGACCATATCACCACGCTGGAGCTGTCCTCCGGTGCGTTCGTAACCGCCAGGGGCCGTGTCTACGGCCCTGCCGGCGCGCCGGGCATTATCGTGCTGGGCGGGATTTCGGCGCACCGCTTCCTGCTGGGCGATCACGCAGACCGGGCCAGCTGGTGGCCGGGCATTGCCGGGCCGGGCCTCGCGCTCGATCCGCTGCGCTATCAGCTTCTCGCCTTCGATTTTCTGGCAGAGGAAGTGGCCCCCTTCCCGCGCGTGGAGGATCAGGCAGAGGCCCTGCTGGCGCTCGCCGATGCCGCTGGTTTCGAGACCTTCCAAATTGTCGGGGCCTCCTATGGCGGCAGCATTGCGCTGGCGCTGGCCGCCCTCGCGCCGGAGCGGGTGACGGGCCTGCATGTGCTGTGCGCGGCCGCTTGTCCCCATCCGATGACGACGGCCCTGCGCGCCATCCAGCGCGACGTCGTCGAGTTTGGCCTCGCGCGGGGAGATGGATCGGGCGGGGTGGATCTCGCCCGCCGCCTTGCCATGACGACCTACCGCACGGCCGACGAGTTCAAGGCGCGCTTTGCCAGCCCGGCGCCGGGCTCGTGCGATGCCAGGGGCGTCGAAGCCTATCTGGCGGCGCGCGGCGCGGACTATGCCGCCCATACCAGCCCGCAGCGCTTTCTGGCCCTGTCGCGCTCCATGGATGCGGTGCGCATCGATCCGTCCGCCATCCGTGCGCCTGCGCGGCTGTTCGCGGTGGCCGAAGACAGGCTGGTGCCGCTGGCCGACATGGAGGCGCTGGCCAATGCCATTCCCGGTGCCAGCCTGCAGACCTGTTCCAGCCTTTATGGCCATGACGGATTTTTAAAGGAGGTGGAGGCCGTGACACGCTTTCTGGAGGCGATATGA